CTCGTCGACGATGGCCAAGTCGAAGTTGGCGCGCTTGCCTGATGTCGAGATCTCCAGATCGACGGACGGGTGCAGTCGCCGAAAATTCGGCAACCGGTCCGCCAGCCAGAGGTTCAGAACAGCCGGCACGCACAAGACCCTGACACGTTGGGCTCTGCTGTGGCGCGGGCCATCGGAGAGGCTGACATCGTCCGTGGCGCGCCAGATGGCCTCGAACGCTTCCGAGAGGCTGCGCGCATAGTAAGAACCTCTCGTGGTCGGCGTTATCTGGCGAAAGCCGCGCTCGAACAAATCCTGGCCGAGATTTCTTTCAAGCGCGCGGATGTGGCGGCTGATAGCCGAGGGTGTCAGATGCAGCTCTTCCGCTGCATCCTTGACGCTGCCGAGACGCGCCGCGGCTTCGAAAGCGCGCATGCCATTGAGTGAAGGTAAGGCCATTGGCTGATCATGAATTGTCAGTTGAGTTTTTGTCAATCGATATGGACAAAATTGGCGTTTGATCGCGTGCCCTGTTCGGGGATACCGAAAAGGCAAGAGCAACTAAGTCGTCTTAAGAAAACGACTATTTGGGGACACCGGCACCATTCCACCAGCGGCAGAGACCGGTTTGGCCGGTTTCCACCGGTGGCGGGCGCAGCTTGGCCGCATGACAAAATAGCATGTCGTGGCCGACCCCTCAGCCGGTATCGCCGCAATAGGAGAGAATGCCCGCTTATGCCTCAATCGCCAGTGCCGGTCTTCGAAACGGCTGACGAGATTTCCGCGGAAACCTCTGTCGTCGTGATCCTGCAAACTGCCCAGAACGGCTTTGGTCCTCGGGCAGCGGCACTGGACGCTGACATGGGCGGGATTCTTTCCCGGGCCTGCTCAGACCCGGCTGCCCTGGCAGAATCAGGCGCCTGCATCGATCTGATCGCCCCGCAGGCGGTATCGGCCCGGCGCGTGATCGTCCTGGCATTGGGCAAAGCCGAAGCCGTAACCACCCTGTCCCTGGCGCGCGCCGGCGGGTTGCTTGCCGCGCATCTGGAAAGCAAAGGGGAATGTTCGGCCACGATCGTCCTTGATCCCATCGCCGGCGTTGACCTGCCCGGTGCGGAAATCCTGGCGCGCGTCGCACTTGGCATGCGGCTGCGGCGCTATCGTTTCGACATGCGCAACCAGCGGCAAGGCGCGGGGGCGGATCGAACCTTGCGGGTTCAACTGGTCGGAGCAAGCGGGGATGGTGTGACCTCGGCGCTGGTCCGGATCAATGCCATCGCCGATGGCGTCGAATATGCGCGGACCCTGGTCAACCTGCCGCCGAACCATCTCCATCCCGACAATTTCCACGATCATCTCGAACCGCTTCGCGAAGCCGGCATCGACGTCGAAATGCTCGACGCCGCGCAGCTGAAAGAGCTCGGCATGAACGCGCTCCTGGCCGTCGGAGCGGGCTCGGCGCGAGCGCCACGGGTCGCGGTCCTGCGCTACCGCGGCAAGGGCGCTCCCTCCCAGCCGCTCGCTTTTGTCGGCAAGGGCGTCTGTTTTGATTCCGGTGGGCTGTGCATCAAGGGCGGGGCGCAGATGTTCGACATGAAGGCCGACATGGGTGGGGCGGCCGCGGTCGTCGGCCTGATGATAGCGCTCGCCCGACAGGGCAGCCCGGTCCACGCCGTCGGCGTGCTGGGTATCGCCGAGAACATGCCATCGGGTACCGCGCTGAAACCACGCGACATCATCACGACAGCCTCGGGGCAGACCGTGGAAGTGTTCGACACGGATGCGGAAGGACGCCTGCTTCTGGCCGACTGCCTCCACTATGCGGCGACGCGCTTCAACCCGTCGGTGATCGTCGATCTGGCTACGCTGACCTATTCGGTGACGCGCGGCCTGGGGTCGATATTCGCCGGGCTGTTCAGCACCGACGATGCCATCGCGTCACAGATCATCGCAGCCGGAGAAACGGTCGGCGAGCGGTTCTGGCGGCTGCCGCTCGACCGGGCCTATGACGAAGGACTGCAATCGCCATTCGCCGACCTCCGGCACCACGCCAAGGATATGGAAGATGGCGACGCTCCCTATGCCGCGGCCTTCCTGCGCCATTTCACGGCAGACCGCCCCTGGGTGCATCTCGATATCGCCAGCAAGGAATTGACTGACTCCGATCGGCCCTTGGCCAGGCAAGGCGCCACGGCATTCGGCGTGCAAGTGCTGGAAGAATGGGTGCAGGCCAGCCGCAAGGCGAACTAGGCGCCTGCCTCTACGGACAAAGACGAGATGCCTTCAAACACGCTGGGAATTGGGATGTCGACTGAGATCATTGCTAGGGAAGGGCGGGCCGCCTTCGGTGACTACGAAACCTGGTATCGAATCAGCGGCGAACTC
The nucleotide sequence above comes from Mesorhizobium shangrilense. Encoded proteins:
- a CDS encoding leucyl aminopeptidase — translated: MPQSPVPVFETADEISAETSVVVILQTAQNGFGPRAAALDADMGGILSRACSDPAALAESGACIDLIAPQAVSARRVIVLALGKAEAVTTLSLARAGGLLAAHLESKGECSATIVLDPIAGVDLPGAEILARVALGMRLRRYRFDMRNQRQGAGADRTLRVQLVGASGDGVTSALVRINAIADGVEYARTLVNLPPNHLHPDNFHDHLEPLREAGIDVEMLDAAQLKELGMNALLAVGAGSARAPRVAVLRYRGKGAPSQPLAFVGKGVCFDSGGLCIKGGAQMFDMKADMGGAAAVVGLMIALARQGSPVHAVGVLGIAENMPSGTALKPRDIITTASGQTVEVFDTDAEGRLLLADCLHYAATRFNPSVIVDLATLTYSVTRGLGSIFAGLFSTDDAIASQIIAAGETVGERFWRLPLDRAYDEGLQSPFADLRHHAKDMEDGDAPYAAAFLRHFTADRPWVHLDIASKELTDSDRPLARQGATAFGVQVLEEWVQASRKAN